ACGAATTGCGTTGGTATGCGTCCAGCCAGAACGGCAACTTGCGTGTATCCACCACCGGCCACGCCGGGACCACGGTCGCAGCTTCTGGCGCCTGGACCGGCGAGACCCGCAGCTTTGTGATGCCGGTCGAGATCTATCGCTATGGCGAACTGAACGCGCCCGGCAGCGGCTGCACCAGCGCGGTCGGCTGCACCTTCATGCTGGCCGGCGGCATCCGCGTCTGGGAAACGATCCAGGGTGCGATTCCGGCCAGTTCCTGGTATGCCAACAGCCCCAACCTGACCAAGGGCACCCTGGGCAACCGTTCCTTCATCAACCAGCTCGCCTACGCGGTGGCCTCGCCGAAGGTGGCGATCGCCGGCACCAACGACGGCAACGTCTGGATCGGCCACGGCATGAACGCCGGCACCGCCAACAGCGCCACCTGGGTCAACGTCACCGCGGCCAACGCCGTGCTGCCCAACCGGCCGGTGATGGATGTCGTGGTCGACGTGCTCGATGCCGCCAACCCCGGCGCCGACATCGTCGGCTATGCGGCGCTCGGCGGCTTCGCGCAGAACACGCCCGGCCAGCCCGGCAACGTCTACCAGGTGATTTGCGAGAACAACTGCTCGACCTTCGTGTGGCGCAACGTCAGCGGCAACCTGCCGAACATCCCGACCAACGCCATCGCCATCAACCCCAACGTGCCCGGCCAGGTGTTCGCCGGCACCGACTGGGGCCTGTACTACACCGACGACGCGTTCGCGCCCGAGCCGGTCTGGCACCGCTTCGAGAACGGCCTGCCGCGCGTGATGATCTGGGACATGGCGGTCGACCGCGGCTTCACCACCCTGGCCGTGTTCACCCGCGGCCGCGGCGCCTGGGCCTGGCCACTGCCGACCACCGCGATCGGCAACGACACGATCTTCGCGCACGATTTCGAGTTGCAGTAGGAGAAGCCGGGACCCGGGACTCGGGACTCGGGACTCGGGACTCGGGACTCGGGACCCGGGACTCGGGACTCGGGACGCGGGACGCGGGACGCGGGGACCGGGGACCGGGGACCGGGGACCGGGGACCGGGGACCGGGGCGGAAAGTGTCACCTCTCCCGCAGTGTGGGAGGGGTGTTGGCGGACAGGGGTCTGTTCGCGACCCGCAACCTTGAGCGCGGCCCTTCTCCGGTTCGCGCTCCTCACGCCCCCATCGAGCGCGACTTGAGGGCGAGCCGTCGGATGGTCCGGATGGGTTGAGCACCCTCGGAAGAATCCGGCCCCATCGGTTGCGGAACCCGGCCGGCGTGGCCGGCTGCCGGGCAGGCGATGGCGTGGAGGTACCGGTCAGCCTGACGGTCGGCCGGGACCGGCGGCGCCAACCGCGCTAGACTCCCGCCATCCGGCAACGAGGGCGAGGCGATGAACAACGCCAGGCATCTGCTCCAGGGCAAGGACGGCGCGATCCACGCGGTCGCACCCGGCGACTCGGTGCTGGAGGCGATTCGCCGCATGGCCCAGCACCATGTCGGCGCCCTGCTGGTGATGGAGGGTGAGACGCTGGTCGGCATCGTTTCCGAGCGCGACTACGCCCGCAAGGTCATCCTCAAGGACCGCTCCTCGCGCGACACCCGGGTCGCCGACATCATGTCGTCGCCGGTCATCACCGTGCCGCCCGACGCCACCCTGGACGCCTGCATGCGCACCGTCACCGACCGCCGCGTCCGCCACCTGCCCGTGGTCGAGGGCGGTCGCGTGCTGGGCGTGCTGTCGATCGGCGACCTGGTCAAGGCCGTGATCGACGCCCAGGCGCGGGAGATCGAGCAGTTGCAAAGCTACATCTCGACCTGAGCGCCGACGCCGGCGCGCCAGCGGCCGCAGGCCCGCAGCCGCAGGCGCAGCGATCCCTCACTGCAGCTCGAAGCCATCCCGGAACAGCACATCCCCTGGTGGCGACCAGTAGGCGATCTGGTGCGCGACCTGGCCACCGGCGACGATCAGCGGGCCCACTGCGACCACGGTGTCCTCCCGCACCAGCAATCGGTTGACGCCGCCACAGTTGCGGCGCAGGCCGATGCCCTGCGGACCGGGCATCTGCCGCCAGCCCCCGGTCGGGTGGTAGCCCGCCACGCAGTGCAGGTCGAGATCGCCGATCCGCTCGAAGCCCCCGCCCAGCACCAGCCCGTCGCCGCTGACCGCCATGTCGCCCACGTGCCAGTCCAACTCCTGGCCGGCGCCGTCGGTCACCGGGTGCCAGGTGGCACCGTCCCAGCGTGCCAGGAAGCGCGGGCTGGTTCCGCTCGGCGGCGCGCCGAAGCTGCCGCCCGCGTATAGCGCGCCGTCCAGGCTGGCCAGGGCGCGTACCGCGCCGGTGGACAGCCCGGTGCCGAGCGGACGCCAGCCCTCGGTGGGATTCCACCGCGCCACGCGCAGCGCCGGCGTGCCGCCGCCGAGCTGGGTGAAGCCGCCCCCGGCGATCAGTTCGCCCTGGTGGGTGTGCAGCGTCGTCACGATGCCATTGCCCAGCCCGCCATCGACGGCCTGCCAGGCGCTGCCGGTCCAGCGGGCGATGCGCGCCATCGGGGCGCCGCCGAAGCCGCCGGCCGCGGTGAACCACCCTGCCGCGTAGAGCTGGCCCTGGTACACATGCAGGGCCTCGACGGTCCCGCCCAGGCCGTTGGCCATCGGCTGCCACGCGTTGCCGTCCCAGCGCGCGACGCGGTTGACGGTGCGGCCCGGCGGCGCGTCGGGGTCGGGCGCATAGGTGAAACTGCCGCCCGCGATCAACTGGCCTTCGAACTCGACCACGGCATTGACCTCGCCATTCGAGAAGCCGCCACTCAGGCCCAGCCACTGGGTGCCGTCCCAGGCCGCGATCCGCGCGCTGGACGCCGAGCCCGCCTCCGTGAAGCCGCCCCCGACCAGCAGGTGGCCCGCGTACGACAACACGGTCTGCGGCCGCCCGCCCATCAGGCCGTTGACCGGTGCGTCCGAGACCCGTGCGAAGCCGGCACCGGTCCAGCGCGCGATGCCGGGGCTCAGCACGCCACCGGCCTGGTTGAACAGGCCGCCCAGGTAGATCTCGTCGCCGAAGCTGGCCAGGCTCAGGACGTTGTCCAGCCCGGCGCCCGCGCCGTCCGGACCCGAGAGGGCAAGCCACTGGCCGCCGTCCCAGGCGATCACCCGCGGCGAATCGATCGTGCCCGAGCCGGGAAACGAGCCGCCGACGTAAAGCAGCCCGTGCTGCGCCTGCAGGGCGTAGACCTGGTGGGTGACGTTGCCCAGGCCGATGCCCAGCGCGCTCCAGGCCGAACCATCCCAGCGCGCCACGTTGCGCGCCGGCACGCCGCCCGCGCTGGCGAAACGTCCGCCCACGAACAGGCCCGACGGGGTGCTGTGCAGGGCGTTCACCGCGGTCCCGAAGCCCGCGTCCTGGGCGACGCCCTGACCCGAGGGGCCGGCCAGGGCCTGCCAGGCGCTGCCATTCCAGCGCGCCACGTGATTGATGGATGGCGAGGA
This region of Lysobacterales bacterium genomic DNA includes:
- a CDS encoding CBS domain-containing protein, translating into MNNARHLLQGKDGAIHAVAPGDSVLEAIRRMAQHHVGALLVMEGETLVGIVSERDYARKVILKDRSSRDTRVADIMSSPVITVPPDATLDACMRTVTDRRVRHLPVVEGGRVLGVLSIGDLVKAVIDAQAREIEQLQSYIST